From the genome of Kaistella daneshvariae, one region includes:
- a CDS encoding HEPN domain-containing protein: protein MTNSGKINLLIQNASLQFDRDKEKIYRVFPGSPLLISFVGTDNYFTLKKTLNELYNYNKEISTTISYKNFEREIIKVIKNLIKENRKATDEDFQMIINDFLKLPIIENEVLHEIFGVVSDIPEKDFGKFSIYNLALAEDTLKRKFIFGSDFEYYFQDRKSDYFIGIRINARDELKAKEISYEICENVENIFNYMIGDLKHLRMVGILNYRNWISREILTCNKNKVNHSSESDIKLLVDVNDSHFVKKTNGNGRIWKLLQKENRTKVEERIMKSIFWIGNGVYDTSSSKALLQFVFAIEGLLQYDIKSFISQSIVSQLSESIAFILEDETERRKEISKLFKKLYKERSAIAHGNHKNVEFEDLSIAFQLAKMLNIALLTKSPYCNFTSIEQLYDQITDLKFK, encoded by the coding sequence ATGACAAACTCTGGCAAAATTAATTTACTTATTCAAAATGCAAGCTTACAATTTGATAGAGATAAAGAAAAGATTTATAGAGTTTTTCCTGGTTCTCCTTTATTAATATCTTTTGTCGGGACTGACAATTATTTTACATTAAAAAAGACATTAAACGAACTATATAACTATAATAAGGAAATCTCGACAACAATCTCCTACAAAAATTTCGAGCGCGAAATTATTAAAGTGATAAAAAATTTAATAAAGGAAAATCGAAAAGCGACAGATGAAGATTTCCAAATGATTATTAATGATTTTTTAAAACTTCCCATAATTGAAAATGAGGTTCTACATGAGATTTTTGGAGTAGTATCAGACATTCCTGAAAAAGACTTTGGAAAGTTTTCAATTTATAATCTTGCCCTTGCTGAAGATACATTAAAAAGAAAATTTATTTTCGGAAGCGATTTTGAATACTATTTTCAAGACAGGAAATCTGATTACTTTATAGGAATAAGAATTAATGCTCGAGACGAACTTAAGGCGAAAGAAATTTCTTATGAAATTTGTGAAAATGTTGAAAATATTTTTAACTATATGATTGGTGATCTCAAGCATTTAAGAATGGTTGGAATTCTGAATTATAGAAACTGGATTTCCCGAGAAATTTTGACCTGCAATAAAAACAAAGTTAATCATAGTTCCGAAAGTGACATAAAATTACTCGTGGATGTCAATGATAGCCACTTTGTAAAAAAAACAAATGGTAACGGGCGAATTTGGAAATTATTACAAAAAGAAAACAGGACCAAAGTTGAAGAACGAATTATGAAATCCATATTTTGGATTGGTAACGGTGTGTACGATACAAGTTCTTCAAAAGCTTTATTGCAGTTTGTTTTTGCTATTGAAGGGTTGTTACAGTACGATATAAAATCTTTTATTTCACAGTCAATTGTAAGCCAACTAAGTGAATCAATTGCATTTATTTTAGAAGATGAAACAGAGAGAAGGAAAGAAATTTCAAAGCTCTTTAAAAAACTCTATAAAGAACGATCTGCTATTGCTCATGGAAATCATAAAAATGTTGAGTTCGAAGATTTATCCATAGCTTTTCAACTTGCTAAAATGTTAAATATCGCACTTCTAACTAAATCTCCCTACTGTAATTTCACAAGTATTGAACAGCTATATGATCAAATTACAGATCTTAAGTTTAAATAA